One Mesorhizobium loti genomic window carries:
- a CDS encoding coenzyme A transferase: protein MVKFLPLKQAVAENLNNGDSVAFEGFTHLIPTAAAHEAIRQGFRDLTLIRMTPDLIYDQMIGMGMAKKIIFSYVGNPGVGLLRRARDAIENGFPRSIEVEEHSHAGMANAYEAGAAGLPCAVFRGYRGAGLATVNPNIKSVTCPFTGEVLAAVPSIRPDVTFIHAQKADKKGNVLVEGIIGIQKEAVLAAKRAVVTVEEVVDNFDDLHPNLTVLPRWTIAAIAVVPGGSHPSYAHGYYARDNAAYLEWDEIAADREKFQAWMQAHVIEKSADDFAARVDHLRKAA, encoded by the coding sequence ATGGTCAAGTTCCTGCCGCTCAAACAGGCCGTGGCCGAGAATTTGAACAATGGCGACTCCGTCGCTTTCGAAGGCTTCACCCATCTGATCCCGACGGCGGCAGCGCATGAGGCGATCCGCCAGGGGTTTCGCGACCTGACCCTGATCCGCATGACGCCGGACCTGATCTACGACCAGATGATCGGCATGGGCATGGCGAAGAAGATCATCTTCTCCTATGTCGGCAATCCCGGCGTCGGCCTGCTGCGGCGCGCGCGCGATGCCATAGAGAACGGTTTTCCCCGGTCGATCGAGGTCGAGGAGCACAGCCATGCCGGCATGGCCAATGCCTATGAGGCTGGCGCGGCCGGACTGCCCTGCGCGGTGTTCCGCGGTTATCGCGGCGCTGGCCTTGCCACGGTCAATCCCAACATCAAGTCGGTCACATGTCCGTTCACCGGCGAGGTGCTGGCGGCCGTGCCTTCGATCCGGCCTGATGTCACCTTCATCCATGCGCAGAAGGCCGACAAAAAAGGCAATGTGCTGGTCGAGGGCATTATCGGCATCCAGAAGGAGGCCGTGCTGGCGGCCAAGCGCGCCGTGGTGACGGTCGAGGAAGTGGTCGACAATTTCGACGATCTGCACCCCAATCTGACCGTGCTGCCGCGCTGGACGATCGCGGCGATTGCCGTCGTGCCAGGCGGTTCGCATCCGTCCTACGCCCACGGCTATTATGCGCGCGACAACGCCGCCTATCTCGAATGGGACGAGATCGCCGCCGACCGCGAAAAATTCCAGGCGTGGATGCAGGCGCATGTCATCGAGAAGAGCGCCGACGATTTCGCGGCCCGGGTCGACCATCTGAGGAAAGCGGCATGA
- a CDS encoding transcriptional regulator PcaR, with product MDEEAASRDHVGSLERGLAVMEILARHSSGMTLTEMAEEAGLTRAGARRFLLTLVASGYATQDGRIFSLSPRLLTVARTWLGGGSLWSFAAPIMRTVAAQLNEACSAAILSGQDVVYVARIPGRRILSVSLDIGTRLPAYCTSMGRMLLAGLAPEDLDKFLRQATIEKRTPKTITDIRLLAEAIGKAKANGFVIVDEELELGLRSIAVPIRDRAGSTVAAINVSTQSARFSVAEMERQILPALLEARQRIEDFFVV from the coding sequence ATGGACGAAGAGGCTGCTTCCCGTGACCATGTCGGCTCGCTGGAGCGCGGCCTTGCCGTGATGGAGATCCTCGCCCGCCACTCCTCCGGCATGACTCTGACCGAAATGGCCGAGGAGGCCGGCCTGACCCGTGCCGGCGCCCGCCGCTTCCTGCTGACGCTTGTCGCATCAGGCTATGCCACTCAGGACGGCCGCATATTCTCGCTGTCGCCGCGCCTGCTGACCGTCGCCCGCACCTGGCTCGGCGGCGGCTCGCTGTGGAGCTTCGCCGCGCCGATCATGCGGACCGTTGCGGCACAACTGAACGAGGCTTGCTCGGCGGCGATCCTGTCGGGTCAGGATGTCGTCTATGTCGCCCGCATTCCCGGCCGCCGCATCCTCAGCGTGTCGCTCGATATCGGCACCAGACTGCCGGCCTATTGCACCTCGATGGGCCGCATGCTGCTCGCCGGCCTGGCGCCAGAGGACCTCGACAAATTCCTGCGCCAGGCGACCATCGAGAAACGGACGCCGAAGACGATCACCGACATCAGGCTGCTGGCCGAGGCCATCGGCAAGGCGAAGGCGAACGGCTTTGTGATCGTCGACGAGGAACTGGAGCTTGGACTGCGCTCCATCGCCGTGCCGATCCGCGACCGCGCTGGCAGCACGGTCGCGGCGATCAATGTCTCGACCCAGTCGGCGCGATTTTCGGTCGCGGAGATGGAACGGCAAATCCTGCCGGCGTTGCTTGAGGCCAGGCAGCGCATCGAGGATTTCTTCGTGGTCTAG
- a CDS encoding oxidoreductase produces MASSTGFNSGLDIGKSYYVATANPAPDHPALVGDVEADLVVVGGGCTGLSAALHAAERGLKVVLLEGGKIGWGASGRNGGQMIPGVRKGAKGLVKLYGPERAKVLFDLAFEARGLVLDIIERHAIDCDLRLTGHLVGAVNGSDLKDLEDEAKCLESVMKFRDVEILSAADARAKVDTPYHGAMYEPLGGHMHPLNYTLGLARAAVAAGVVIHENSVAVKLEREPSVRVSTSKGSVRAKHVVLAGDALLHGLEPRVNSRIMPVGNYIVATEPLEGKRNVIPANVAVSDTRFVVNYYRMSADGRLLFGGGERYTPSPPADIAGFVRPHMEATFPQLKGCRIDHAWGGLVSVTTSRLPHVGHYGEVYFAHGYSGKGVILSTLSGKLLAEAITGDASRLDLFSTLTPLPFPGGTALRGPLYVLGMLWYAMRDRIKH; encoded by the coding sequence ATGGCATCTTCAACGGGTTTCAATTCCGGTCTCGATATCGGCAAATCCTACTATGTCGCCACCGCCAATCCGGCGCCGGATCATCCGGCGCTTGTCGGCGATGTCGAAGCAGACCTGGTCGTCGTCGGCGGCGGCTGCACCGGCCTGTCCGCCGCCCTGCACGCCGCCGAGCGCGGCCTGAAGGTGGTGCTGCTCGAAGGCGGCAAGATCGGTTGGGGGGCGTCGGGGCGCAATGGCGGCCAGATGATCCCCGGCGTGCGCAAGGGTGCCAAGGGCCTGGTCAAGCTCTACGGTCCCGAACGGGCAAAGGTGCTGTTCGACCTCGCCTTCGAGGCAAGGGGGCTGGTGCTCGACATCATCGAGCGCCATGCCATCGATTGCGACCTGAGACTCACCGGCCATCTGGTCGGCGCGGTCAACGGCTCCGATCTTAAAGACCTCGAGGACGAAGCAAAGTGCCTCGAGAGCGTAATGAAATTCCGTGACGTCGAGATCCTGTCGGCCGCGGACGCACGCGCCAAGGTCGACACGCCCTATCATGGCGCTATGTACGAGCCGCTTGGCGGCCACATGCATCCGCTGAACTACACACTCGGCCTTGCCCGCGCGGCCGTGGCCGCCGGCGTCGTCATCCACGAGAATTCGGTGGCGGTGAAGCTGGAGCGCGAGCCTTCGGTCCGGGTCTCGACATCGAAGGGATCGGTGCGCGCCAAACATGTCGTGTTGGCGGGCGACGCGCTGCTGCATGGGCTGGAGCCGCGCGTCAACAGCCGCATCATGCCGGTCGGCAACTACATCGTCGCTACCGAACCTCTGGAGGGCAAACGCAACGTCATCCCGGCCAATGTCGCGGTGTCGGACACGCGCTTCGTCGTGAACTATTATCGCATGTCGGCGGACGGGCGGCTGCTGTTCGGCGGCGGCGAGCGCTACACGCCATCGCCGCCGGCCGATATTGCCGGCTTCGTGCGGCCGCATATGGAAGCCACCTTCCCGCAGCTCAAGGGTTGCCGCATCGATCACGCCTGGGGCGGGCTGGTGTCGGTGACAACATCCAGGCTGCCGCATGTCGGGCACTATGGCGAGGTCTATTTCGCGCATGGCTATTCCGGCAAGGGCGTCATCCTGTCGACGCTGTCGGGCAAGCTTTTGGCCGAAGCGATTACCGGGGATGCTTCACGGCTCGATCTGTTCTCGACGCTGACCCCGCTGCCATTCCCCGGCGGCACGGCGCTACGCGGACCGCTCTATGTGCTGGGCATGCTGTGGTACGCGATGCGGGATCGCATCAAGCATTGA
- a CDS encoding glutamine synthetase: MLDKNTNTATNDPKAWLAQHGINEVECLVPDMNGVLRGKALPAAKFLKALEDLALYLPSSAFLVSIDGRYSGSIDEGFAYSDPDMRMVPDVSTLCLAPGAGVGKAYVFADAFHMDGRPWMASPRHVLRAVLDLYRQRGWRAVVAPEVEFYLTAPNPDPDRPLTAPVGANGRAETVQHPYDMAALEEFEPVIRRVYDYAAAAGLPLDTLIHESGTGQLEINLLHGDALPLADQVLLFKRLTRQAAQQCGMHATFMAKPIAAQAGSSMHLHMSVVDEAGNALFASNDDADTEMFGHFIGGLQKYVPEIMPLFAPNVNSFRRIRPNHSAPANIEWSHDNRSCGLRVPAGGRAARRVENRLPGADSNPYLAIAGSLLAGYLGVEQKLARSAEATGNAYKIKSTLPKTMEEALERFEACDPVRKLLGEDFFQTYLRVKSVELDLFQSVVTSWERDHLLLKV; this comes from the coding sequence ATGCTCGATAAGAACACGAACACCGCGACCAACGATCCCAAAGCCTGGCTGGCCCAGCACGGCATCAACGAGGTCGAATGCCTGGTGCCCGACATGAACGGCGTGCTGCGCGGCAAGGCGCTGCCGGCCGCCAAATTCCTCAAGGCGCTGGAAGACCTCGCGCTCTATTTGCCGAGCAGCGCCTTCCTGGTCAGCATCGATGGCCGCTATTCCGGCTCGATCGATGAAGGCTTTGCCTATTCGGACCCGGATATGCGCATGGTGCCTGACGTCTCGACGCTGTGCCTGGCGCCGGGCGCCGGGGTGGGGAAGGCCTATGTTTTCGCCGACGCTTTCCACATGGACGGCAGGCCGTGGATGGCCTCGCCGCGCCATGTACTGCGCGCCGTGCTCGATCTCTACCGCCAGCGCGGCTGGCGTGCGGTGGTGGCGCCGGAGGTCGAATTCTATCTCACCGCGCCCAACCCCGATCCGGACAGGCCGCTGACCGCGCCGGTCGGCGCCAATGGCCGCGCGGAAACTGTGCAGCATCCCTATGACATGGCGGCGCTGGAAGAATTCGAGCCGGTGATCCGCCGCGTCTATGACTATGCCGCGGCCGCCGGCTTGCCGCTCGATACGCTGATCCATGAATCGGGCACGGGGCAGCTGGAGATCAATCTCCTGCATGGTGACGCGCTGCCGCTGGCCGATCAGGTGCTGCTGTTCAAGCGGCTGACGCGGCAGGCCGCGCAGCAATGCGGCATGCACGCCACCTTCATGGCCAAGCCGATCGCCGCGCAGGCAGGCAGCTCGATGCATCTGCACATGTCCGTTGTCGACGAGGCGGGCAATGCGCTGTTTGCCAGCAATGACGATGCCGACACCGAGATGTTCGGCCATTTCATCGGCGGCCTGCAGAAATATGTGCCTGAGATCATGCCGCTGTTCGCGCCCAACGTGAATTCGTTCCGCCGCATAAGGCCGAACCACAGCGCGCCGGCCAACATCGAATGGTCGCACGACAACCGCTCCTGCGGCCTGCGCGTGCCGGCCGGTGGCCGCGCGGCGCGACGGGTGGAGAACCGCTTGCCGGGCGCCGATTCCAATCCCTATCTGGCGATCGCCGGCTCGCTGCTCGCCGGCTATCTCGGCGTCGAGCAGAAACTGGCGCGCTCGGCGGAAGCCACGGGCAATGCCTACAAGATCAAGAGCACGCTGCCGAAGACCATGGAGGAGGCGCTGGAGCGTTTCGAGGCTTGCGATCCGGTGCGCAAACTGCTCGGCGAGGATTTCTTCCAGACCTATCTGCGCGTCAAGAGCGTCGAGCTCGACCTGTTCCAGAGCGTGGTGACGAGCTGGGAACGCGATCATTTGCTGCTGAAGGTGTGA
- a CDS encoding glycosyltransferase codes for MTRKASPTIALFPEASFGAALNCVGIAQALRARGARPVFICHAGFSGVFADYGFQEYQLPTDEPLSDSERQSYWQAFVRRHLPHFRLSPIDQLETYVAPTWQAIVDTAVNAEAPLRQLLARLKPDAVVLDNVIMFPAIAAAGCPWVRVVSCAETELPDAEVPPYLSGMAADDPQRGAFEARYLSASAPAHDRFNRFRGDAGLAPLPKGLFLESSPDLNLLLTPAIVRRERAEPLDPERFVYLEGCVRSEGPFEVPVFPRNKGPLVYVAFGSLGAMDVGLIERMLAVFDRLPARFIVNVGGLRDAYRAVPDNVYLDAWFPQPSVVAKSDLFIHHGGNNSFCEALRFGVPSLIMPYCWDGHDNARRAKETGTGDHIGRDGWTEGVLERAILGLLADDAMRARLRDNAAQMALKPGTDVAAQAILSLIRT; via the coding sequence TTGACGCGCAAAGCCAGCCCGACCATCGCGCTGTTTCCCGAAGCCAGCTTCGGCGCCGCGTTGAATTGCGTCGGCATCGCGCAGGCCTTGCGGGCGCGGGGCGCCCGGCCCGTCTTCATCTGCCATGCCGGTTTCTCCGGCGTCTTTGCCGACTACGGTTTCCAGGAATACCAGCTGCCGACCGACGAGCCGCTGAGCGACAGCGAGCGCCAGAGCTACTGGCAGGCCTTCGTGCGCCGGCACCTGCCGCATTTTAGGCTCAGCCCGATCGACCAGCTCGAAACCTATGTCGCGCCGACCTGGCAGGCGATCGTCGACACGGCGGTCAATGCCGAGGCGCCGCTGCGCCAATTGCTGGCGCGACTGAAGCCGGACGCGGTGGTGCTCGACAATGTCATCATGTTCCCGGCGATCGCCGCCGCCGGCTGCCCCTGGGTGCGCGTCGTCTCCTGCGCCGAGACCGAGTTGCCCGACGCGGAAGTACCGCCCTACCTTTCAGGGATGGCTGCCGACGATCCGCAACGCGGGGCGTTCGAGGCCCGCTATCTCTCTGCCTCGGCGCCGGCGCATGACCGCTTCAACCGTTTTCGCGGGGATGCCGGCCTGGCACCATTACCCAAGGGCCTGTTCCTCGAAAGCTCGCCCGACCTCAACCTGCTGCTGACGCCGGCGATCGTGCGGCGCGAGCGCGCCGAGCCACTCGACCCCGAACGCTTCGTCTATCTCGAAGGTTGTGTGCGCTCGGAAGGGCCGTTCGAGGTGCCGGTGTTTCCGCGCAACAAGGGGCCGCTGGTCTATGTCGCTTTCGGCAGCCTTGGCGCCATGGATGTCGGGCTGATCGAGCGCATGCTTGCCGTCTTCGACAGGCTGCCGGCGCGCTTCATCGTCAATGTCGGCGGCCTGCGCGATGCCTATCGGGCGGTTCCCGACAATGTCTATCTCGACGCCTGGTTTCCACAGCCCTCCGTGGTGGCGAAGTCCGACCTGTTCATCCACCATGGCGGCAACAACAGCTTTTGCGAGGCGCTGCGCTTCGGCGTGCCGTCGCTGATCATGCCCTATTGCTGGGACGGGCACGATAATGCGCGCCGCGCCAAAGAGACCGGCACCGGCGACCATATCGGCCGTGACGGCTGGACCGAAGGAGTATTGGAGAGAGCCATTCTCGGCCTGTTGGCCGACGACGCCATGCGCGCCCGCCTGAGGGACAATGCAGCCCAGATGGCGCTGAAACCCGGAACGGACGTGGCCGCGCAAGCCATACTCTCTCTGATACGGACTTGA